One segment of Panicum virgatum strain AP13 chromosome 3K, P.virgatum_v5, whole genome shotgun sequence DNA contains the following:
- the LOC120697536 gene encoding B3 domain-containing protein Os03g0620400-like has translation MGSTCECSLRCQDHHYKNCKGNDEKIRFDDVADEDFNSCMGNKKMRFHVVIDEKFRSCMRIPPEVGSHFRKITSETIKINAPNGCLYDIGVSREMGEIVLRSGWDVFSAAHNLEENDSLVFKFFGNSTFKVQIYSSHGGSQKITSCVSPPSEILEAVLPSTCDRHVSNGNEVPYLRHNQETAEFDYLTSGGSCLTKVQDEKVLEMAHTNRSQVPLYVAVMKTTNVDVKSCYISIPSILLKNVTEEVFKATVKLEAPDSNIYSVSAAQQSDDEIALQSGWNDFVVAHRVQVGDLVIFRYKGNSRLEVFILDRNGCQKTSSCFGKEYVPNAQEMCDDSVKIIDPPHSKVDIIDLSSSSSDDDNNVAAYTEKLARLQKQHFDHCAKSRRIDSTSSQSIKLNHDHETHEDLQKYMVDGVSRSRSPLNSNYSEVPSTPLYIISGSITLSAAQGKMVLEKVQAIGSEFPIFVSVMNRTSTSENGFPMSMYFATEYARRCLPLATQDLILQLEGCQSKQWHTVLHVYSVHSRARNYARIYSGWAKFVTVNRLCMGDICMFELVKMTEKLKMIVHLIRK, from the exons ATGGGCAGCACTTGTGAGTGTTCCTTGAGGTGTCAGGATCACCATTACAAGAACTGCAAGGGCAATGATGAGAAGATACGATTCGATGATGTCGCTGATGAAGATTTCAACAGCTGCATGGGCAATAAGAAGATGCGATTCCATGTTGTCATCGATGAAAAATTCAGGAGCTGCATG CGCATACCACCAGAAGTTGGAAGTCATTTTAGGAAAATCACTTCTGAGACCATCAAGATAAATGCTCCAAATGGTTGCCTATATGATATCGGGGTTTCCAGGGAGATGGGTGAGATAGTTCTACGTTCTGGTTGGGATGTTTTTTCCGCTGCACATAACTTGGAAGAGAACGACTCTCTCGTGTTCAAATTCTTTGGGAACTCGACCTTTAAAGTCCAGATATACAGTTCACATGGTGGTTCCCAGAAGATCACTTCATGTGTTAGTCCACCTTCTGAGATCCTTGAAGCTGTTCTTCCCAGTACTTGTGATCGTCACGTTTCAAATG GAAATGAGGTACCTTATCTCAGACACAATCAGGAGACAGCTGAGTTTGACTATTTAACATCAGGAGGCTCCTGTTTAACCAAGGTACAAGATGAGAAAGTATTGGAAATGGCTCACACAAACAGGTCTCAAGTTCCTCTGTATGTGGCAGTCATGAAGACAACCAATGTTGATGTGAAGAGTTGCTATATT AGCATTCCATCTATACTCTTGAAAAATGTTACAGAGGAGGTGTTTAAGGCTACTGTTAAACTAGAAGCCCCTGATTCCAATATATACAGCGTTTCAGCTGCCCAACAAAGTGATGATGAAATAGCTCTCCAGTCTGGATGGAATGATTTTGTGGTTGCTCATAGGGTGCAAGTGGGTGACCTCGTCATTTTCAGATACAAAGGGAACTCTCGCCTTGAAGTTTTCATCCTTGACCGAAATGGTTGTCAGAAAACCTCTTCATGTTTTGGCAAGGAATATGTTCCCAATGCCCAAGAAATGTGTGATGATTCAGTTAAAATtattgatccaccccattcaaAGGTTGATATCATTGATCTGAGTAGCAGCAGTTCTGATGATGATAACAATGTGGCAGCATACACTGAGAAGTTAGCTAGGCTCCAGAAGCAGCACTTTGACCATTGTGCAAAATCTAGGAGGATAGATTCAACTTCCAGCCAATCTATTAAATTAAACCATG ATCATGAAACTCATGAGGATCTTCAGAAATATATGGTGGATGGGGTCAGTCGGAGTCGGAGCCCTCTCAATTCCAACTATTCTGAGGTTCCATCCACGCCTCTCTACATTATATCAGGCAGCATAACTCTATCTGCAGCACAGGGGAAGATGGTTCTAGAGAAAGTCCAAGCAATTGGATCTGAATTTCCTATTTTTGTGTCGGTGATGAACAGAACCAGTACTAGTGAGAATGGTTTCCCAATGTCAATG TATTTTGCCACGGAATATGCTAGAAGATGTCTTCCATTGGCAACCCAAGATCTTATTCTTCAGCTGGAGGGCTGCCAAAGCAAGCAGTGGCACACTGTGCTGCACGTCTACAGTGTTCACAGCCGTGCTCGCAATTACGCGAGGATATACAGTGGCTGGGCTAAATTCGTTACCGTGAACCGTCTGTGTATGGGAGATATCTGCATGTTCGAGCTGGTGAAGATGACAGAGAAGCTCAAGATGATCGTGCATCTCATTCGCAAGTGA